The proteins below come from a single Amphiura filiformis chromosome 15, Afil_fr2py, whole genome shotgun sequence genomic window:
- the LOC140171252 gene encoding retinol dehydrogenase 8-like, whose translation MASPMASPQVILITGCAKGIGKEAALFLARDPQRRFKVYATMRNMATRQEELKTEAGDILNDTLFIRELDVTKQETIDKTLKEIVDTEGKIDVLVNNAGITTGAWWETGPMEAYYDVMEVNYFGCVRMTRAIVPFMKEKRSGRILQISSVLGFHAVPPSAQYVASKFALEGFSESIAPPLRKFNIWVSLIEPGLVATKMARQFGDNPTAVYIHKANQIPGDEERRIVMDMVTFDPEIVIGNEMQEPQEIAQLFQDIILSPKPDFRYQTSQTIKRLAKQQFVDPTGNAIMNAWLKE comes from the exons ATGGCTTCACCGATGGCTTCTCCACAAGTTATTCTGATCACTGGGTGTGCTAAAGGAATCGGCAAGGAAGCAGCTTTGTTTCTTGCACGAGATCCACAACGTCGCTTCAAGGTGTACGCTACGATGCGTAATATGGCGACAAGACAAGAGGAGCTGAAAACAGAGGCAGGGGATATTCTTAACGATACATTGTTTATTCGGGAATTGGATGTTACCAAGCAAGAAACTATTGATAAAACTTTGAAAGAAATTGTCGACACTGAAGGGAAAATTGATGTATTGG TTAATAACGCAGGAATAACTACTGGAGCCTGGTGGGAAACGGGTCCAATGGAAGCCTACTATGACGTAATGGAAGTCAACTATTTTGGATGCGTCAGAATGACTAGGGCAATAGTCCCGTTCATGAAAGAGAAACGGAGCGGCAGGATTCTTCAAATCTCAAGTGTACTTGGATTTCACG cTGTTCCACCATCTGCACAATACGTAGCCTCCAAGTTTGCCCTGGAGGGTTTTAGTGAATCGATTGCCCCACCATTGAGGAAGTTTAACATTTG GGTGTCTCTTATTGAACCAGGATTGGTTGCGACAAAAATGGCTCGACAATTTGGCGATAACCCTACTGCTGTATATATACACAAAGCCAATCAAATACCAGGGGATGAAGAGCGAAGGATCGTCATGGAtatggtgacctttgacccggaaatCGTCATAGGAAATGAAATGCAGGAACCTCAAGAAATTGCGCAACTTTTTCAAGACATTATCCTTTCACCCAAACCTGATTTTCGGTATCAGACTTCTCAGACAATCAAAAGATTGGCAAAGCAACAATTTGTTGACCCGACGGGCAACGCGATCATGAATGCTTGGTTGAAGGAGTGA